In Candidatus Zixiibacteriota bacterium, one genomic interval encodes:
- a CDS encoding cation-translocating P-type ATPase produces the protein MTGKNTLFGQLDSNTVAGLSEEEAQKRLQEEGYNELPSTKKRSVLTIALDVVKEPMFLLLVACGTLYLFLGDFQEAIMLLGFVLVVMGITLYQERKTERALEALRDLSSPRALVIRDGRQKRIAGREVVRGDILVIREGDRVPADAAVLSCINLSADESLLTGESVSVRKMIWDGKQEAVQPGGDDLPFIYSGTMIVQGQGIARAYATGIRTEIGKIGKALQSVVEEETLLQKETGRLVRNLAILGVSLCALVVIVYGLTRSDWLHGLLAGITLAMATLPEEFPVVLTIFLALGAWRLSQKQVLTRRVPAVETLGSATVLCVDKTGTLTQNRMTITKISANGKSYDTDSLSQETLPEAFHEIVEFGILASKRDPFDPMEKAFKHLGDMHLAQTEHLHGDWELVQEYPLSRELLALSHVWKSPSGEDYIIAAKGAPEAIADLCHLGPQDMENLNRNVSLMADEGLRVLGVARAAFKHTELPLEQHDFVFKFLGLIGLADPVRPTVPGAIQECYAAGIRVVMITGDYPGTAQSIARRIGLIPTDKFITGSELNRISDEELRSRIKDVNIFARVIPEQKLRLVEALKTNREIVAMTGDGVNDAPALKSAHIGVAMGGRGTDVARESSSLVLLDDDFSSIVRAVRLGRRIFDNIKKAMAYIFAIHVPIAGMSLIPVIMQWPLVLLPVHIVFLELIIDPACSVVFEAEAEEANVMKRPPRNPKEPLFGKRTIILSVLQGLWVLAIILAVFVMVRQRGGSAEEARALTFTTLIFANIGLILTNRSWTRNIWTILRSRNAALWWVLGGAFVFLGLVLYVPFLRRLFQLSPIHVGDIFICLACGIISILWFEGLKLFWGHREARS, from the coding sequence ATGACCGGAAAAAATACCCTTTTTGGCCAGCTTGATTCAAACACTGTCGCCGGCCTTTCCGAGGAGGAAGCCCAAAAAAGACTTCAGGAGGAGGGATATAATGAACTCCCTTCGACCAAGAAGCGAAGTGTCCTGACCATCGCCCTGGATGTGGTCAAGGAACCGATGTTCCTCCTTCTGGTTGCCTGCGGCACCCTATATCTGTTTTTGGGTGATTTTCAGGAAGCGATCATGCTTCTGGGGTTTGTCCTGGTCGTGATGGGCATCACTCTGTACCAGGAAAGGAAAACCGAACGCGCCCTCGAAGCGCTCCGCGACCTTTCCAGCCCGCGGGCGCTGGTAATTCGTGACGGCAGGCAGAAACGTATCGCCGGAAGGGAAGTCGTCAGGGGTGACATTCTGGTTATCAGAGAGGGGGATCGGGTGCCGGCTGATGCCGCGGTTCTATCCTGCATCAACCTCTCCGCCGATGAATCTCTTTTGACCGGCGAATCGGTGTCGGTCAGGAAAATGATCTGGGACGGGAAGCAGGAAGCCGTCCAGCCGGGAGGCGATGATCTGCCGTTTATATATTCCGGGACTATGATTGTGCAGGGGCAGGGAATCGCCCGTGCCTATGCCACCGGAATCAGGACCGAAATCGGGAAAATAGGCAAGGCGCTCCAGTCGGTTGTAGAGGAGGAAACCCTTCTGCAGAAAGAGACCGGCCGCCTCGTGCGCAATCTGGCGATTCTCGGAGTTTCTCTCTGCGCCCTGGTCGTAATCGTCTATGGCTTGACCAGAAGTGACTGGCTGCATGGACTGCTGGCGGGTATTACGCTCGCGATGGCCACCCTTCCCGAGGAATTCCCCGTGGTGCTGACCATTTTCCTGGCTCTCGGCGCCTGGCGCCTTTCACAAAAACAGGTGCTCACCCGCCGCGTTCCTGCGGTCGAAACTCTGGGTTCGGCCACTGTTCTCTGTGTCGATAAAACCGGTACCCTTACTCAAAACCGGATGACCATCACAAAAATATCCGCCAATGGGAAATCATACGATACGGATTCTCTTTCGCAGGAAACCCTCCCCGAAGCTTTTCATGAAATTGTTGAATTTGGCATTCTGGCCAGTAAAAGAGACCCCTTCGATCCAATGGAAAAAGCCTTCAAGCATCTCGGCGATATGCATCTGGCCCAAACCGAACATCTGCACGGTGATTGGGAGCTGGTACAGGAATACCCGCTTTCAAGGGAACTCCTGGCGCTGTCGCATGTCTGGAAGTCCCCCTCAGGAGAAGACTATATCATTGCCGCCAAAGGGGCCCCGGAGGCAATTGCCGATCTCTGCCATCTCGGCCCCCAGGATATGGAAAATCTCAACCGGAATGTCAGCCTCATGGCCGATGAGGGTCTCCGCGTCCTCGGTGTCGCCCGCGCCGCTTTTAAACATACCGAGCTGCCTCTGGAGCAGCATGATTTTGTCTTCAAGTTTCTTGGATTAATCGGCTTGGCCGACCCGGTCCGACCCACCGTGCCCGGGGCCATTCAGGAGTGTTATGCCGCGGGCATCCGCGTCGTCATGATCACCGGCGATTACCCCGGCACGGCTCAAAGTATCGCCCGCCGGATCGGCCTGATACCGACCGACAAATTTATCACCGGATCGGAACTCAACCGGATTTCGGATGAGGAACTCCGATCTCGCATCAAAGATGTAAATATTTTCGCCCGGGTGATTCCCGAGCAAAAACTTCGCCTGGTCGAGGCTCTTAAAACCAACCGCGAGATCGTCGCCATGACCGGCGATGGTGTGAACGATGCTCCCGCTTTGAAATCAGCACACATCGGCGTGGCCATGGGCGGGCGCGGCACCGATGTGGCCCGCGAATCTTCCTCGCTCGTGCTTCTTGATGATGATTTCTCTTCCATTGTTCGGGCGGTCAGATTGGGCCGCCGCATCTTCGACAATATCAAGAAAGCGATGGCCTATATATTCGCCATCCATGTGCCGATTGCAGGCATGTCGCTCATTCCGGTTATTATGCAATGGCCTCTCGTTCTCCTTCCGGTGCATATCGTATTTCTGGAACTGATTATCGATCCGGCTTGCTCCGTTGTTTTTGAGGCCGAGGCGGAGGAGGCAAATGTCATGAAACGACCGCCCCGAAATCCGAAGGAACCGCTTTTTGGTAAACGCACCATCATTCTCAGTGTCTTGCAGGGGCTTTGGGTACTGGCCATCATACTGGCTGTCTTCGTCATGGTCCGGCAAAGAGGCGGAAGTGCCGAAGAGGCCCGAGCACTCACCTTTACCACCCTCATTTTTGCCAATATTGGGTTGATTCTGACCAATCGCTCCTGGACCAGAAATATCTGGACCATCCTGCGCTCCCGCAATGCCGCCCTCTGGTGGGTTCTCGGCGGCGCCTTTGTCTTTCTTGGTCTGGTTCTGTATGTCCCCTTCCTTCGCCGCCTTTTCCAGTTGTCACCGATTCATGTCGGCGATATCTTCATCTGTCTCGCCTGCGGTATCATCAGTATCCTCTGGTTTGAGGGACTCAAACTCTTCTGGGGCCATAGAGAAGCTCGCTCCTGA
- a CDS encoding cation diffusion facilitator family transporter, translating into MNIDQKKKFAAGLSIVSNTILVAGKFIVGILINSVSVISEAVHSAIDLIAAIVAFIAVRESCKPPDKKHPFGHGKAEGLSGAFEGLLIFVAIAIIVYKAILKIIQGAEVERVDMGLVIMGISALMNIIVSRQLFKVAKKADSLALEADALHLSTDVFTSLGVFAGLLLLKLTGFHLLDPLIALGVAIVIGHAAFGIMRRSFRDLMDERLSDIELEEVEQVLDEHRPIFVGFHDLRSRKAGNQREIDLHLVQCRDINVGDAHKVCDHLEEEMKKKIPRAHVVIHVEPCDHKCEDNGTPCALFKKTPESDLPG; encoded by the coding sequence ATGAATATAGACCAGAAGAAAAAATTCGCCGCCGGCCTGTCTATCGTGTCGAACACCATTCTCGTCGCCGGCAAATTTATCGTCGGCATCTTGATAAACTCCGTCAGCGTCATCAGCGAGGCGGTTCATTCCGCCATTGATTTAATAGCGGCAATCGTGGCTTTTATTGCCGTGCGGGAATCATGCAAGCCGCCCGATAAAAAACATCCCTTCGGTCACGGCAAAGCAGAGGGACTGTCGGGCGCCTTCGAAGGCCTTCTAATCTTTGTCGCCATTGCTATCATTGTCTATAAAGCGATTCTCAAAATTATTCAAGGGGCGGAAGTAGAAAGAGTCGATATGGGGCTGGTCATAATGGGGATCTCGGCTCTGATGAACATCATTGTCTCCAGACAATTATTTAAAGTCGCCAAAAAAGCCGATTCGCTGGCTCTCGAGGCTGATGCCCTGCATTTGTCCACCGATGTTTTTACATCGCTGGGCGTTTTTGCCGGGCTCCTTCTTCTGAAACTGACCGGCTTTCATCTGCTCGACCCTCTTATCGCTCTGGGCGTGGCAATCGTGATCGGCCATGCCGCTTTTGGCATTATGCGCCGTTCTTTCCGGGACCTGATGGATGAGAGACTCTCCGATATCGAACTGGAAGAAGTTGAGCAGGTTCTTGATGAGCACCGCCCCATTTTTGTCGGCTTTCACGATCTCCGCTCCCGCAAAGCGGGGAATCAGCGCGAAATCGACCTGCATCTGGTGCAATGCCGCGACATAAATGTGGGTGACGCTCATAAAGTCTGCGACCATCTGGAAGAGGAAATGAAGAAGAAAATCCCCCGGGCCCATGTCGTCATTCATGTCGAACCTTGTGATCATAAGTGCGAGGATAACGGAACTCCTTGCGCTCTTTTTAAAAAAACACCCGAATCCGATCTACCCGGATGA
- a CDS encoding hydrogenase maturation protease, with translation MKTLVLGLGNELLADDAVGILAARALRDEIKGQAEIVESSLSGLALLDLFVGYERAIVLDAIKTGKHPAGTILDLSPEDLGEVFAPSPHYAGLPEMLALARELQLEFPWKIKIFALEVVDPYTVGGGLSEKAEQGIKELVQKVKQQLEIWKD, from the coding sequence ATGAAAACGCTCGTGCTGGGTTTGGGTAACGAGCTGCTGGCCGATGATGCAGTCGGTATACTGGCGGCACGGGCGCTCAGAGATGAAATAAAGGGTCAGGCCGAGATCGTGGAAAGCTCCCTCTCCGGCCTGGCCCTTCTTGATTTATTTGTCGGGTATGAGCGCGCCATTGTTCTGGATGCCATCAAGACGGGGAAACATCCGGCGGGGACAATTCTCGATCTGAGTCCCGAGGACCTGGGTGAAGTGTTCGCCCCCTCCCCTCACTATGCCGGCCTCCCGGAAATGCTGGCTCTGGCCCGCGAGTTGCAGTTGGAATTTCCCTGGAAAATAAAAATTTTTGCGCTGGAAGTGGTTGACCCGTATACTGTAGGAGGCGGCCTGAGCGAAAAGGCCGAGCAAGGTATAAAAGAACTGGTGCAGAAAGTCAAACAGCAACTGGAAATCTGGAAAGATTAG
- a CDS encoding CoB--CoM heterodisulfide reductase iron-sulfur subunit A family protein: protein MSASDSKQNGAPKIGVYVCHCGINIAGKIDVAGAVEFAKTLPNVTVAREYKFICSDPGQELIQQDIRDGKINRVVVASCSPLMHENTFRKATKAGGENPYFFQMANIREHVSWVTTDKAMATIKAKALIAGAVHRVAHHKSLERTRVPVNPDVLVVGGGIAGIHAALTLADSGKKVYLVEREPTIGGHMAQFDKTFPTLDCAACILTPKMSAVRSHPNIILWSYSEVSQVEGYVGNFKVKVRRKPRYVDETLCVGCYECIDKCIFKKPKFPDEFNQGLNLRKPVYIPFPQATPLVALIDPETCAEFRGGKCKKTCAEACERNAIDFNQKEEIKEIEVGAIILATGYKTFDAKRIPRYGYGKYPNVYTAMEVERLVNASGPTGGEVLLRDGKKPKSVAVVHCVGSRDENTNRYCSRVCCMASLKLAHLIHERTEAEVYNFYIDMRAAGKGYEEFYDRLLAEGVHFIRGRVAEISDWATTPEEEGKLIIRAEDTLIGVVRRIPVDMVVLATGLEAQADAEDVRRVFNISCGAEGWFLERHPKLAPVSTFTDGVSLAGACQGPKDIPDTVAQAGAAAAEALALIDKGFVELEPNTAYIQDEFCSGCKTCIGLCPYSAISFVADKNIASVNGALCKGCGTCVAACPSGALQQNLFTDEQIYDEIKGVISYV, encoded by the coding sequence ATGTCAGCAAGTGACAGCAAACAGAATGGCGCTCCTAAGATCGGCGTTTATGTCTGTCATTGCGGTATCAATATCGCCGGCAAGATTGATGTGGCGGGGGCGGTGGAGTTTGCCAAAACGCTTCCCAATGTTACGGTCGCCCGGGAGTACAAATTCATTTGTTCCGATCCCGGCCAGGAGCTTATTCAGCAGGATATCCGCGACGGCAAGATTAATCGGGTCGTGGTGGCCTCGTGCTCTCCCCTGATGCATGAAAATACTTTCCGCAAGGCGACCAAGGCCGGCGGCGAGAATCCATATTTCTTCCAGATGGCCAATATCCGCGAGCATGTCAGTTGGGTTACAACCGACAAGGCGATGGCCACCATTAAGGCCAAGGCGCTGATTGCGGGCGCCGTGCATCGGGTGGCCCATCATAAGTCACTCGAGAGAACCAGGGTCCCGGTAAATCCGGATGTTCTGGTGGTAGGAGGCGGTATCGCCGGAATTCATGCCGCTCTGACGCTGGCTGATTCCGGTAAGAAAGTTTATCTGGTGGAGCGGGAACCTACGATCGGCGGGCATATGGCCCAGTTCGATAAGACTTTCCCGACGCTTGACTGCGCCGCCTGCATTCTCACGCCGAAGATGTCGGCGGTCAGGTCGCACCCCAATATCATTCTCTGGAGCTATTCCGAAGTCAGCCAGGTGGAGGGATATGTGGGGAATTTCAAGGTGAAAGTCAGGCGGAAACCGCGTTATGTCGATGAGACTCTCTGCGTGGGATGTTATGAATGTATCGACAAGTGTATCTTCAAGAAGCCGAAATTCCCGGATGAGTTCAACCAGGGATTGAATCTTCGGAAGCCGGTTTACATTCCATTTCCGCAGGCGACGCCGCTGGTGGCCCTGATCGACCCGGAGACCTGCGCCGAATTCCGCGGCGGGAAGTGCAAGAAGACCTGCGCTGAAGCCTGCGAGAGAAATGCAATTGATTTCAATCAAAAAGAGGAGATCAAGGAAATCGAGGTCGGCGCCATTATCCTGGCGACCGGCTACAAGACTTTCGATGCCAAACGGATTCCGCGATATGGCTATGGGAAATATCCCAATGTCTATACGGCTATGGAAGTGGAACGGCTGGTCAATGCTTCGGGGCCGACGGGCGGCGAGGTGCTGCTTCGTGACGGCAAGAAACCAAAATCGGTCGCTGTCGTCCACTGTGTCGGAAGCCGTGATGAAAACACCAACCGCTATTGCTCGCGTGTCTGCTGCATGGCTTCGCTGAAGCTGGCGCATCTCATCCATGAACGGACCGAGGCTGAAGTTTACAATTTCTACATCGATATGCGGGCCGCCGGCAAGGGATATGAGGAGTTCTATGATCGCCTGCTTGCGGAAGGTGTCCATTTTATCCGCGGAAGGGTGGCCGAGATTTCCGACTGGGCCACGACACCTGAAGAAGAAGGGAAACTGATCATCCGGGCCGAAGATACACTGATTGGCGTGGTACGGCGAATTCCGGTCGATATGGTGGTTTTAGCCACGGGGCTGGAGGCTCAGGCCGATGCCGAAGATGTGCGCCGCGTGTTCAATATCAGCTGCGGCGCCGAAGGGTGGTTCCTGGAAAGACATCCCAAACTGGCGCCGGTATCAACTTTCACCGATGGCGTTTCGCTGGCGGGAGCCTGTCAGGGCCCCAAAGATATCCCTGATACGGTTGCCCAGGCCGGCGCCGCAGCGGCGGAAGCGCTGGCGCTGATTGATAAGGGTTTTGTCGAACTGGAGCCGAACACCGCCTATATCCAGGATGAGTTCTGCTCCGGCTGCAAGACCTGTATCGGGCTTTGCCCTTATAGTGCAATCAGCTTTGTTGCCGACAAGAATATCGCCTCGGTTAACGGCGCTCTCTGCAAGGGGTGCGGGACCTGCGTGGCGGCCTGCCCATCGGGCGCTCTCCAGCAGAATCTCTTCACCGATGAACAGATATATGATGAAATCAAGGGAGTAATCAGTTATGTCTGA
- a CDS encoding hydrogenase iron-sulfur subunit — translation MSDKLNTNKPWEPRIIAFFCNWCTYTAADLAGTARMVYAPNARVIRIMCSGRLDPQFILTALREGADGVLIGGCHPGDCHYQEGNYKALRRFTLLKRLLDEMGIEPERVRMEWIAASEGDRVQKVMNEMTEHIRKLGPLHLEPKAAAMAAHGAGAARQGAPV, via the coding sequence ATGTCTGATAAATTGAATACCAATAAGCCGTGGGAGCCCCGGATAATTGCCTTTTTCTGCAACTGGTGCACTTACACGGCCGCCGACCTGGCCGGAACGGCACGAATGGTTTATGCCCCCAATGCCCGGGTAATACGGATCATGTGTTCGGGAAGACTGGATCCGCAGTTCATCCTGACGGCCCTTCGTGAGGGCGCCGATGGCGTTCTTATCGGCGGCTGTCATCCGGGCGACTGCCACTATCAGGAGGGGAATTACAAGGCCCTGCGTCGTTTCACTCTGTTGAAACGGCTTTTGGACGAAATGGGTATCGAGCCGGAGCGAGTCCGCATGGAGTGGATCGCCGCCTCCGAGGGAGATCGGGTTCAGAAAGTGATGAATGAGATGACGGAGCATATCCGGAAACTGGGCCCGCTTCACCTTGAGCCGAAAGCAGCCGCCATGGCGGCCCATGGCGCCGGGGCGGCCCGGCAAGGAGCGCCGGTATGA
- a CDS encoding CoB--CoM heterodisulfide reductase iron-sulfur subunit B family protein has product MNYLYYPGCSLKGTGRAYEESILSVFKNLGVGLTELEDWNCCGATAYMAISELKAFGLSARNLALAEKQAAKIGSTDMVVPCAACFLGLNKAQRYLKDYPKVSHQINDALKSANLSYSGTIRARHPLDVLVNDIGLEKISQQVRNPLKGLKVACYYGCQIVRPYADFDDQHNPIIMDRLIQALGATTIEWPLKTRCCGGSLTGTVQDVGMRLSYLLLKEAKKRGADVVVTACPLCQFNLECYQSPMSSEYKENINLPVAYFTQLMGRAMNIADKKLGMQRLFVPPKAKVTMAEGGAHVSK; this is encoded by the coding sequence ATGAATTATCTCTATTACCCCGGCTGTTCCCTGAAAGGGACCGGCAGGGCATATGAGGAATCAATCCTCTCTGTCTTTAAAAACCTGGGTGTCGGTCTTACTGAACTTGAAGACTGGAACTGCTGCGGCGCCACGGCCTATATGGCCATCAGCGAATTGAAAGCATTCGGGCTTTCGGCGCGGAATCTGGCTCTGGCGGAAAAGCAGGCAGCCAAAATCGGCAGCACCGACATGGTAGTCCCCTGCGCCGCCTGTTTCCTGGGGCTTAACAAGGCTCAGCGTTATCTCAAAGATTATCCGAAAGTCAGTCATCAAATTAATGATGCTCTTAAGTCGGCGAATTTGAGCTATAGCGGGACGATCCGAGCCAGACATCCACTTGATGTGTTGGTCAATGATATCGGTCTGGAAAAGATCTCGCAGCAGGTGAGAAATCCGCTTAAAGGTCTCAAAGTTGCCTGCTACTACGGCTGCCAGATAGTACGCCCCTATGCCGATTTTGACGATCAGCACAATCCCATTATCATGGATCGTCTGATACAGGCATTGGGGGCCACCACTATTGAATGGCCGCTTAAGACCCGCTGTTGCGGAGGGTCACTTACCGGTACGGTGCAGGATGTCGGGATGCGATTGAGTTACCTGCTTCTGAAAGAGGCAAAGAAGCGCGGCGCCGATGTGGTTGTCACCGCCTGCCCTCTCTGCCAGTTCAATCTTGAATGCTACCAGAGCCCGATGAGCAGTGAATACAAGGAAAACATAAATCTGCCGGTGGCCTATTTCACGCAATTAATGGGCCGGGCGATGAACATCGCCGACAAGAAGCTCGGCATGCAACGGCTGTTTGTGCCGCCAAAAGCGAAAGTGACGATGGCGGAAGGAGGCGCTCATGTCAGCAAGTGA
- a CDS encoding 4Fe-4S dicluster domain-containing protein codes for MAKKYYFDCCPEGEQYEAELDPGFAAEIASIPGGETLFNCIQCGTCSGMCPLSPEMDFTPRRIIAMIRGGFRSEVLNSYTSWLCASCYSCAVECPKKIKITDIMYATKRLAIREGVAPKRFPVSVLAREFFNSVESKGRSSEGRLIMRLYLKTNPFSALKLAGMGLRLWSQGRIGLGAESIEKKSELQTILRTLDKVEDEESKARKRIPVKEGL; via the coding sequence ATGGCTAAAAAATACTATTTTGATTGCTGCCCGGAAGGTGAACAATATGAGGCTGAACTCGATCCCGGGTTTGCAGCTGAGATAGCTTCGATACCCGGAGGAGAGACACTTTTCAACTGTATCCAATGCGGAACTTGTAGCGGCATGTGCCCTTTGAGTCCCGAGATGGATTTCACTCCCCGAAGGATTATTGCCATGATTCGGGGAGGATTCCGAAGTGAAGTGCTAAACAGTTATACGAGCTGGTTATGCGCTTCCTGTTATTCCTGCGCCGTGGAATGTCCGAAGAAGATCAAGATTACCGACATCATGTATGCCACCAAGCGGCTGGCGATTCGGGAGGGGGTTGCTCCCAAGCGGTTCCCGGTTTCAGTTCTGGCCCGCGAGTTTTTCAATTCAGTCGAAAGTAAAGGACGGAGCAGTGAGGGTCGCCTTATTATGAGGCTTTATTTGAAAACAAATCCATTCAGCGCTCTGAAGCTGGCCGGTATGGGTCTAAGGCTGTGGTCGCAGGGGAGAATCGGTTTGGGCGCCGAATCGATTGAGAAAAAGAGCGAACTTCAAACGATACTTCGGACCCTCGATAAAGTCGAGGATGAAGAAAGCAAGGCCAGAAAAAGAATCCCGGTAAAGGAGGGGTTATGA
- a CDS encoding oxidoreductase, translating to MSKPKVGFYWCAACGGCEEAIVDLNEDILKVVDAVDIVFWPVALDFKKEDVEKMQDKEMAVCFVNGAVRSSEQGEMAKLLRKKAGVLIAFGSCSHMGGIPGLANFTTKEAILENSYSQTPSTVNPEKTLPQESFKVKEGTLTLPSLWKTVKTLDQVVDVDYYLPGCPPPVDLINKALGAILEGKLPAKGTVLAPDKALCQDCPRKESKPEKLAIKEFKRPHEILIETDKCLLAQGLLCLGAVTRSGCGSVCINGNMPCTGCLGPTSHVIDYGAKALSSIASLVGSNDEAEIAAILDKIADPGGTFFRYSLPASLLHRTYQPAKEGGK from the coding sequence ATGAGCAAACCTAAAGTCGGGTTTTACTGGTGCGCCGCCTGCGGCGGATGCGAAGAAGCCATAGTCGATCTCAATGAGGATATTCTGAAAGTGGTTGATGCGGTGGATATCGTCTTCTGGCCGGTGGCGCTCGATTTCAAGAAAGAAGATGTTGAAAAGATGCAGGACAAAGAGATGGCGGTCTGCTTTGTCAATGGCGCTGTCCGCTCTTCGGAGCAGGGCGAAATGGCCAAGCTTCTTCGCAAGAAGGCCGGCGTTCTGATCGCCTTTGGAAGCTGTTCTCATATGGGCGGCATTCCCGGCCTGGCCAATTTTACGACCAAAGAAGCGATTCTTGAAAATTCTTATAGTCAGACGCCCAGCACGGTTAATCCGGAGAAGACGCTGCCTCAGGAATCATTTAAAGTGAAAGAGGGTACGCTCACTCTCCCCTCGCTCTGGAAGACGGTCAAGACGCTCGATCAGGTGGTTGATGTCGATTACTATTTACCCGGGTGTCCGCCGCCGGTCGATTTAATCAATAAGGCGCTGGGCGCGATACTTGAGGGGAAACTTCCCGCGAAAGGTACGGTGCTGGCGCCCGATAAGGCTCTCTGTCAGGATTGCCCGCGCAAAGAGTCCAAGCCGGAGAAACTGGCTATTAAGGAGTTCAAGCGGCCGCATGAGATTTTGATCGAGACCGATAAGTGCCTTCTGGCGCAGGGGCTTCTCTGCCTTGGTGCGGTGACCCGCAGCGGTTGCGGTTCGGTTTGTATCAACGGCAATATGCCCTGCACCGGATGCCTTGGCCCGACCAGCCATGTGATCGACTACGGCGCCAAAGCACTCTCGTCCATCGCCTCGCTGGTCGGTTCCAACGATGAAGCGGAGATTGCGGCCATTTTGGACAAAATCGCCGATCCCGGCGGGACATTTTTCCGCTACAGCCTGCCGGCCTCGCTGCTGCATCGGACTTACCAGCCGGCGAAAGAAGGAGGTAAGTGA
- a CDS encoding Ni/Fe hydrogenase subunit alpha — MAREILIDPITRLEGHGKIDIFLNDKGDVERAYLQIPELRGFEKFAEGRPAEDMPQITSRICGVCPTAHHMAATKALDDLYKVDPPSAAKKIRELVYSLFYVEDHALHFFFLGGPDFVVGPTAPKAERNILGVLGKVGLDIGKEVIGLRKQIRELIILAAGKVIHPVFGLPGGIAKPINKDDQQKFIAGAEHAVKFAEFSLSVFNDIVLKNKQYVDYILSDMYTHKTYYMGQVDANNKVNFYDGLLRVVKPDGKEFLKFKAQDYLKHVAEHVEPWSYIKFCYLKDVGWKGFEDGPDSGVYAVAPLARLNAADGMATPKAQAAYELFYKTLGGKPVHHTLANHWARLIELLYAAERSVELAKDPEIVSPNVRTIPKEIPKEGIGVVEAPRGTLFHHYQTNEKGVITMANLIVATQNNAARIAMSVDKAARGLIKGGQVNDGLLNMVEMGFRAYDPCHGCATHALPGQTPLIVRVYDAQHELVKEIRRD, encoded by the coding sequence ATGGCTCGTGAAATACTTATAGATCCTATCACCAGACTTGAAGGGCACGGAAAGATTGACATTTTCCTGAATGATAAAGGGGATGTCGAGCGCGCCTACCTTCAGATACCGGAACTGCGCGGATTCGAGAAGTTTGCCGAAGGACGTCCGGCAGAGGATATGCCGCAGATTACATCACGTATCTGCGGGGTCTGCCCCACGGCGCATCATATGGCCGCCACCAAAGCGCTGGATGACCTGTACAAGGTTGATCCGCCGTCGGCGGCCAAGAAGATCAGAGAGTTGGTTTACAGCCTTTTCTATGTCGAAGATCATGCTCTTCATTTCTTCTTCTTGGGCGGCCCCGATTTTGTTGTCGGTCCAACCGCACCCAAAGCGGAGAGGAATATTCTCGGTGTTTTGGGGAAAGTCGGCTTGGATATCGGCAAGGAAGTCATCGGATTGCGCAAGCAAATTCGGGAGTTGATTATCCTGGCGGCCGGGAAGGTAATCCATCCGGTTTTTGGATTGCCGGGCGGAATTGCCAAGCCGATAAACAAGGACGATCAGCAGAAGTTTATTGCCGGCGCGGAACATGCGGTCAAGTTCGCAGAATTCTCTCTTAGCGTGTTCAATGACATCGTTCTGAAGAATAAGCAGTATGTCGATTATATCCTCTCCGATATGTACACGCACAAGACATACTACATGGGTCAGGTAGATGCCAACAATAAGGTCAATTTCTATGACGGCCTTCTGCGGGTAGTCAAGCCGGACGGCAAAGAGTTCCTGAAATTCAAGGCACAGGATTATCTCAAGCATGTCGCCGAGCATGTTGAACCATGGAGCTATATCAAGTTCTGCTATTTAAAGGATGTCGGCTGGAAAGGTTTTGAGGACGGCCCCGATAGCGGCGTATATGCGGTCGCTCCGCTGGCGCGGCTGAATGCCGCCGACGGTATGGCCACTCCCAAAGCGCAGGCGGCTTACGAGTTGTTTTACAAGACACTCGGCGGCAAACCGGTGCATCACACGCTGGCCAACCACTGGGCGCGTCTGATTGAATTGCTCTATGCGGCCGAACGGTCGGTGGAACTGGCCAAGGATCCCGAAATTGTCAGCCCCAATGTTCGCACCATACCAAAAGAGATTCCCAAAGAGGGTATCGGTGTGGTCGAGGCGCCGCGCGGAACGTTGTTCCATCACTACCAGACCAACGAGAAAGGTGTTATCACCATGGCCAACCTGATCGTGGCGACGCAAAACAATGCCGCCAGGATAGCCATGTCGGTCGACAAGGCGGCGCGCGGCCTGATCAAAGGCGGCCAGGTGAACGACGGCCTGCTCAATATGGTCGAGATGGGTTTCCGGGCCTATGACCCCTGTCACGGATGCGCCACGCACGCCTTGCCGGGGCAGACCCCTTTAATCGTAAGGGTTTATGATGCACAGCATGAGCTGGTCAAAGAGATTCGCCGCGATTAG